The stretch of DNA GAAGGGTATTGGTTGGATCCAAAAATGGAACCTAATCAAGAAAGACAAGAGGACAAATTTCTTCAGAAAGGAGAATAAGCACCTCTTTACGCTTTCTAATTCATTGTGGAGAAAGCAGAACAGCTAAATAAAGAGAAGGATGTGCTGAATCTTTTTAGCAAAATGATTAGTTCTTTAAAGAAGAAGTGCACAGCATATTTGACAGAAAATTGGTCTAATTTGAAAATCACTTAAGGCGCCTCTTGGTAGAACATAGTCAAAAGACAACTCAAGGCATCAACTAAAAGGAAAGGACAAGGAAGTAATAAAGGCATTAAGAGCTCTAGGATCACCTTCAAAACTGCAGCACGAAATAAATCAGGACAAGAATTAATTGCAGCAGCAACCAACAATCCTCCAGCACTATATCCCCAACCAGAAAGCTTATTTTCTTGCACAATCTTGTTGTCAACCAGAAATTTCGCACAGCAGATATAATCGCGAATGGAATTTATCTTGTTTGAGCGCTGGCCATCATGATGCCATTTTTTACCAAAGCCACCGCCACCTCTGGACATAAAGGCAATAAACAGAGAATCAAACTAGGGATTTATGGCTAATTAGGAAACAGAATTGAATTCCAATCCTTACACCCCAAATATTTGTAATTTTACAAGGATATTTTTAAGAATAGACAGCCAAAATTACCTAACTGCATGTAAACACAAGTTAAAAATGGATATAAACTTTCAAATGATTTGATGCACACACCTAACATCAGCATATGCAATCACCCAACCACGATCAAGAAGGCTTTTTAACTCATTGCGCCATCTTTTATCAAGTATCTCTCCATAAGCTCCATGGCCATGGAGCAGGCCAGGACTCTGATCCTCTTTCCTTCTATGACGTGAATACACTATGGTTAAAGGAACAACAACTCCATCAGATGGAACACTGTACTGATCACAACCATAATATTCAACAAGGTCATTCCATGGATTATCATTTGCAATATTGACTTCATCTACCCTGGACAAAGGTGACTTCTCACCCCTGCTACCAGATGATGCTGACCCATACAAAACACGTGTTCTTTCATGCAGCAAATTCTGCTGTTGAACAATATTCCATTTCCCATTTGACAAATCATAATCAACTACAGCATCGGGCATCTACAAGAAGAAATTCCAAACCAAGTTATCAATATTCAGTATAGAGAAAAGCAGCGGTACAAAGTTGATTTGATTGACTTGGCACTTTTAGGCATAGAACTCTTCCCTCCTATTGTTTGGAGATTAACAGCAATAAATCAGTGCCAGTGACCCATTTATTGCCAGGTACATGACTTGTTTTCAAATGAAAACCAGCATTACCACTAATTAACAAATGACCACATACCACGGGTGAGGATATCGTAAAGCGCATGGTTGACGAAAGGTAATCATAATTTGGTCCAGGCGATATTTGAGTAACATTACTTGGAAGTGGCAAAAATTGTGGATAAAGCTCTTTGAGATGAAAAGATCCCTGTCACATGAACAATGAATTGATAAGAAAGCATGCTTATTCATGACAAACAAGTAGAATCTACACATGATACCAAGAAACTCAAAGCATGGGTGAAAGAGTTTTTCCACAACATGGTCAATTTGTCAAATTTCAACCTTAACTAGTATATTACCTTGCCACTAGGCAGAGGAAGAGAAACTGAACAGAGCTTAAACAGCCTATTTTCTCTTACAATTAGTGCCAAATGTGAGTTACTAAAGTCAACATCTTCAACAATCAACTCATCGTCATCAGCAAAGACATTCTGCATCAGatcaaacataaaaaaaaatggccTTGATTTATGAAGATAAGGACGAGTAGGAATTCAAAGATAATTTTAGAACCGCTCAAAAAGAAAGTAGTACTCGATATAGCAGAGCAACATCATAAAGTAAAAAAGAAGACAATGCTTCAAAAAGTGTCTATAGATGCATAACAAAAGCATGTTTATGACATAAGACATTTCAACCTCCCATTTTCTGAGACTTGGTGAAGGATCAACAGGACTACGCAGGAGATAGTGGTTATCAACAGGCTGGCCCTCTTTGGCAGCATCAGTAAAGAGGTAAAGAAAACCTTGATGGTGCTCAACTATGCAGTGGACTCGTGTCTCACACTCCCAAACTAGAGTCATGCCAGATAAGGGATCAGCTGCATTTATTAGAAAGATCTAAAAATCGGTCACAGATACAGAAACTGGTTGAGCAGGAAATAAATGATAACCGAGCATATAAGACAATACCTTTGAAGATGTGGTTGAGAATGTATTCACAGTCACAAACTGAAAATCCTTGGTATGTCTTATATTTACATAAACATTTTCTTGAGGATCCTCTAAAAGCAGAATGTCATCTTCATCCGATCCAACCATGCTACAATATAGCCTGTCAAGAAATCCAAAACAAAGGTGACTTCATGCTACACATCCAACATACACACGCACGCACACACACATATGAATTACCAACCTGTAAGGCCTCTTATCATGATTGGTTACAACATATAGCAATGCTTGTCCATTTTTGGCCCAAGCTATATTTGAAACTCGATCAGCCTGAGGCTTGCTACAAAGTGTACCAAAATTCAAGTCCCTCACAGATAATTTAAAGTAGTCATTGTCCTTGTCATACATAGTGTATGCCAGATAGCGATGGTCAGGTGAAACTTCTGACAATTCCTCATAAGCATAACCTATTAACATATCATCAGAGTCAAAGACAGGCTGAACAAAACAATCGAATAATATCAAAAGCAAGCAGGCAAAAAAACAAACCCCCGAATCTTTCAGCTTCCTGGTTATAATCAAGCAACTTCTGCTCAATTCTCTGCCCAGAGGTGAAATCAAAGCCGGCTGATGGAGATTTATGAGAAATAAACTCTTCATTTAAGCTAGCTAATCTTCGACATAACACTGGATACTGCTTCCCTTCTTCTGCTCGTCTGTAGTACAACCTGCATTAACCAAAATTCCCTCCAATCCATAATGTAAATGGAAAAATCTTTAGACTATAATCCTAAGTCACACCTAAAAGACTCCACTATTTGAATCAACTTTCTTCccagccccccccccccccctcttctCTCGTGGGATTTCGCTTTGAGGAAAAAACCATCATATGAACGAATTGCAAGAAACATGCATCAGGACCTAAAGCCTGCTAAATTCTCTCAGTTTTCTTAATTGCTAAACAAATTGGGGGAAGAAAATCAAAACACTATGAACATTCTTTTCTTGAAATTCTGGAAATAgaaaaaattaaggaaaaagttgaaattttaccAGGGTCCCCAGCGGAGGGGAGGAGTGGAGAGGTCAAATGAAAAGCGAGAGGCCATTTCAGACTGGAGTTTGGACTGGAGGCGTTCAGTATCGGACATGACGGCCTCATATACTTTTCTCTTCTTGCTCCTGTAGACGTCCATGTGGCGCATGGCACCTTATCATTTCAACTGCGACATCCAGCTATACGGGTCCCCATGACTCCCCATGGAGGCTAAATTTTGCTGGTTTTTTTGGGAGGTTTTGGTGGTGAAGGTGGGGCAGGTGGTGGCTGAGGGTTCTGGGGTTTTTGTAGTGTGCACGTTGGATGAGGGGTTTAGGATGGTAGCAGTAGCGCCGGCGGAGGGTGACCAGGAGGTGTCGCAATGGCACGGTGCTGCAGCGGGACTTTTCTGACAGGGTTCAGGGTTCTAGTCGAACACTCGGACTTGAACTCGCAGACATAGCCTCACGACTTAGTCAGGAAAAGCGTCACATTTAAGTCGTGCATCGAGCGTTAGATATCCCGTTCATGCTTTGTCCTTTGTTAGTAATTTGGGAGAACCATCAATTGGGTCGGGAAAGACGGATCTTGGCCCgctaaaatcacaaaaactaagaGCTGGGCCTAGACTGAAGATAAGCCTAATTAAGTTCATCAgcacaaaaaaataataataataagaaaaaaaaggaaaatactGATTCTAATTTTTTAAGCTAGAAATTAATAATCAGTGTTGTGATTCTAATGTTTTAAGCTCGAAATTAATCATCAGTGTTGTTGtgctttgttttcttttggcatttagttttaattgtttttaacCGAAAAGCATATTAAATTTTCATGTACACttgttttcaaaattattaaaccaaTAAATCTTTCAATTTAAACAGTGTTTTCGACGGACAAATTGTAGCAGCTTTTGATTCAAGAACAATAATTGTTGGTGTCATACGTGTTCCTCCTATAGAATCGGTTGatgggataaaactcaaaccTAACAGTTAGTGTTACTTTGATTAGGTTATTCTAGAATTTAATATGCAAAGTGCAGTTATTTTTAGTattcattttataccgttaCTCAAACTAACGCAAAATTAAGTCAATGAATAGTATACATAAGATATGgtgttctttttattttatataaatcATATTATGGAAAGTGCTACAaattacaacaaaaaaaatctaaaacgCAATCCAAATGGAAAGCAACATGATCTTGAGTTCGAGGATGAATGAATGTTAAGCCttaaaaaacattaaaaaaatattacttATAAAGCATTTCGAAAATGATTTCAAAACAACATAAAACGAACCGATGAGAAAACCTTATAAACCCATTTTTGTGGTGTAGGATATATTAGAGCACGGTTGTGGTTGTTTACTGTTTTTAAACGTTAGTCTGCTAATATATTTGTTAAGAGCTAAATTATCAGTAAAATCAGTACAGAgctttaaaaaaagaaaaaacagtatacatttttttaaaaaaaaaattaataaaattgggGAATCCATCTCGGCACCTTTTTTGTCTTGACACCGAGTCCACGGTGGCACGGACTTTTGCATTCTGTAGCCAAATGTCCTGCATGCAACGGCCCTGTACTTAAATGAGTTTTAGACCGCAATTGCGTGGAAGGAAGGAAGGGCAAAAGAAAGGAGCACCGCCTCTGGCTGCCATGGACTTCCCTTCATTCTTCAAAGTCCTAGTCCATGATTCCAAGTCCATACTCGTAAGTAATAAGTTCCATTTCATGTATATGTCTATGAGAGGGGGAAGAAAGGATTGATGACTCATCAATGAATGTGACTTgcattttatgttttttttttccggttCTGATTAATTTCTTATTTGAGCTGCATGCACTGACTAACTGTCTGAGATGTAATATATAATGCATTGCATGCTGTGTATGATATGTCCTCCTTGCAGCGTATACCGACTCTATT from Coffea eugenioides isolate CCC68of unplaced genomic scaffold, Ceug_1.0 ScVebR1_979;HRSCAF=1752, whole genome shotgun sequence encodes:
- the LOC113759185 gene encoding uncharacterized protein LOC113759185 isoform X2, with translation MASRFSFDLSTPPLRWGPWLYYRRAEEGKQYPVLCRRLASLNEEFISHKSPSAGFDFTSGQRIEQKLLDYNQEAERFGGYAYEELSEVSPDHRYLAYTMYDKDNDYFKLSVRDLNFGTLCSKPQADRVSNIAWAKNGQALLYVVTNHDKRPYRLYCSMVGSDEDDILLLEDPQENVYVNIRHTKDFQFVTVNTFSTTSSKIFLINAADPLSGMTLVWECETRVHCIVEHHQGFLYLFTDAAKEGQPVDNHYLLRSPVDPSPSLRKWENVFADDDELIVEDVDFSNSHLALIVRENRLFKLCSVSLPLPSGKGSFHLKELYPQFLPLPSNVTQISPGPNYDYLSSTMRFTISSPVMPDAVVDYDLSNGKWNIVQQQNLLHERTRVLYGSASSGSRGEKSPLSRVDEVNIANDNPWNDLVEYYGCDQYSVPSDGVVVPLTIVYSRHRRKEDQSPGLLHGHGAYGEILDKRWRNELKSLLDRGWVIAYADVRGGGGFGKKWHHDGQRSNKINSIRDYICCAKFLVDNKIVQENKLSGWGYSAGGLLVAAAINSCPDLFRAAVLKVWSLGSSKMGCTGA
- the LOC113759185 gene encoding uncharacterized protein LOC113759185 isoform X1 is translated as MASRFSFDLSTPPLRWGPWLYYRRAEEGKQYPVLCRRLASLNEEFISHKSPSAGFDFTSGQRIEQKLLDYNQEAERFGGYAYEELSEVSPDHRYLAYTMYDKDNDYFKLSVRDLNFGTLCSKPQADRVSNIAWAKNGQALLYVVTNHDKRPYRLYCSMVGSDEDDILLLEDPQENVYVNIRHTKDFQFVTVNTFSTTSSKIFLINAADPLSGMTLVWECETRVHCIVEHHQGFLYLFTDAAKEGQPVDNHYLLRSPVDPSPSLRKWENVFADDDELIVEDVDFSNSHLALIVRENRLFKLCSVSLPLPSGKGSFHLKELYPQFLPLPSNVTQISPGPNYDYLSSTMRFTISSPVMPDAVVDYDLSNGKWNIVQQQNLLHERTRVLYGSASSGSRGEKSPLSRVDEVNIANDNPWNDLVEYYGCDQYSVPSDGVVVPLTIVYSRHRRKEDQSPGLLHGHGAYGEILDKRWRNELKSLLDRGWVIAYADVRGGGGFGKKWHHDGQRSNKINSIRDYICCAKFLVDNKIVQENKLSGWGYSAGGLLVAAAINSCPDLFRAAVLKVPFLDPTNTLLYPILSLTPVDYEEFGYPGDVEDFQAMRAYSPYDNIQKGVHYPSVLVTSSFNTR